Proteins encoded by one window of Calidithermus timidus DSM 17022:
- a CDS encoding PQQ-dependent sugar dehydrogenase: MNRMVALGLLLLAAGCKTDQGEPPAAKYKIELVKDVKAGVIWSLNFGPDGRLYFTDRDRSRVELSALDLASGNITTYASSAAVRDEGEGGVLGLELDANFATNKKVYICYSYWKDGDSSVEANARNRVSSFVISGSSLTGELKLFDDMLGWWNHNGCRVLLSPDKQYLFITMGDAAAAPSNVPGEPDDSQKAQSKKLLAGKIFRIKLDGSIPTDNPFYNDPEVSGQAKAMWTLSHRNPQGLAFDPATGKLWSTEHGPDKKDELNLIKPGYNYGWPDCMGTDPCPAHPPYQPAAKEYYSDRTIAISDLTFYRADAFPAWKGSLFFVTLKTGRMYRLELSGESIAEEELIVGNLNDQAGSYGRLRDVTVGPDGFIYSSTDESKIYRIVPDAQ, translated from the coding sequence ATGAACCGCATGGTTGCATTGGGCTTGCTATTACTGGCTGCCGGATGTAAGACCGATCAGGGGGAGCCCCCGGCTGCCAAGTACAAGATCGAGCTGGTCAAGGACGTCAAGGCCGGGGTCATCTGGAGCCTCAACTTTGGCCCCGACGGCAGGCTCTACTTCACCGACCGCGATCGCTCCCGCGTCGAACTCTCGGCCCTCGACCTAGCCTCCGGCAACATCACCACTTACGCCTCCTCGGCGGCGGTGCGCGACGAGGGAGAGGGGGGTGTGCTGGGCCTCGAGCTCGATGCCAACTTTGCCACCAACAAGAAGGTCTACATCTGCTACTCCTACTGGAAAGACGGCGATTCCAGCGTCGAAGCCAACGCCCGCAACCGCGTCTCGAGTTTCGTGATCTCGGGTTCCAGCCTCACCGGTGAGCTCAAGCTCTTCGACGACATGCTGGGTTGGTGGAACCACAACGGCTGCCGGGTGCTGCTCTCGCCCGATAAGCAATACCTCTTCATCACCATGGGCGACGCGGCAGCGGCTCCCTCCAACGTCCCCGGCGAGCCCGACGACAGCCAAAAGGCCCAGAGCAAGAAGCTATTGGCCGGGAAGATCTTCCGCATCAAGCTCGACGGCTCCATCCCCACCGATAACCCCTTCTACAACGACCCCGAGGTGTCGGGGCAGGCCAAGGCCATGTGGACGCTGAGCCACCGTAACCCGCAGGGGTTGGCCTTCGACCCCGCAACCGGCAAGCTGTGGTCCACCGAGCACGGTCCCGATAAAAAGGACGAACTCAACCTGATCAAGCCTGGGTACAACTACGGCTGGCCCGACTGCATGGGCACAGACCCCTGTCCAGCCCACCCGCCCTACCAACCTGCCGCCAAGGAGTACTACTCCGACCGTACCATCGCCATCTCCGACCTGACCTTCTACCGCGCCGACGCCTTCCCCGCCTGGAAGGGCAGCCTCTTCTTCGTCACCCTCAAGACCGGGCGCATGTATCGCCTCGAGCTCAGCGGCGAAAGCATCGCCGAGGAGGAACTGATCGTCGGCAATCTAAACGA